The Deltaproteobacteria bacterium genome segment TTAAGGCTTCGGCGACATAATCCAGACCGATGGGGGCTATCGGAGGTTTTATGCAATTGGTATTCACCAAGGCCACGTGCATGAAGCGACTCCTGGATCTCCAGTTGATTTCCGTGGAGATGGTATTTTAAAGATTTAAGGGTTGCAAGCCCGCTGCGGGCGAAGATGATTATATGACTGAATCCCTCTGAAAAGTCAAATTAATCCCCTCAAACTTAGAGTCAGCGTTGGATGATCCTCCCAGGCCCGGGGATTCAGGACGCTTCCCTTGGCATCATGAGGCGCTGGTCGTTTCATAGATGGGGCGGGAAAAGGCCTCCCGCCTCATTCTGCGGAGAATCGGTTGAACCCTTTGAAAAAGGTTTCTTCCCGGCCGATGCTGCCCGCGCTCATCGCCCTGAATCCCCGGGCCACGAATAGGGATTCTGTAAAAATGAACGGGGGCTAAGGATTTGTTGACAGAGATTTAGAAAGTTAGTAGTATCAGTCCATAATCGTCTTTATTTATGATTCGAACCAAATGCCTAAAGTTCACCGGGATTATTATCGATAATGAAACCTTTTCTCCCCGGCAACTAAGAACAGGGGATAGGAAATGGCAGCCCTTACTTCTCGAGAAAGATTCATTCTGGCACTCAACCATCAAGAACCTGACCGGGTCCCCATTGACCTGGGCTCGATTGCTTCCACCATCCGCACGGTGGATGCCTACGACCGCCTGAAGAACCATATGGGCCTGGCTCTGGATAAAAGGATCAGACATTTTGCTGACGAGCACATCATACCCGATGAAGAAATCCTACAAGCTCTCCATGTGGATACGGTGTATCTGCGGATGAATGTTCCCAAAACCTGGCAGCGGGTTCGCCTCGATCCCCACACGATAGTGGATGAATGGGGCGTCCCCTGGTATAAGGCCCCGGGATCTTTCTATACTTTTCCCAGTTCCTACCCGATGAAAACGGCCGCGATGGAAGAAATTAAGAAGTTCCCCTGGCCGGATCCCAATGAACCCAGCCGTTTCGAAGGACTGCGGGAAAAAGCCCAACGGCTTTTTGAACAGACCGAGTATGCTCTCGTTGCCGACGGGACTACCGGTGTGGGGGTCTTTGATATGTCCTGGCACCTCCGGGGTATGGAAAACATTTTTTTGGACATGCTCACCCACCCGGACTTTACAGAATCTCTTTTCCAGCATTTGACGGATTACTATGTTGCGGTGTACAGAAACTACATGCAAGCCGTAGGGGATTTCATCCAGATGGTGATCTATTACGAGGACCTGAGCGGGCAGGATGGCCCCCTTATTTCCCCCCAGCTTTATAAAAAATTCGTCAAGCCCTGTCACCGCCGGATATTCAAAGTCATTAAAGACCACACCGCGGCTAAAATTTGCGTTCACACCTGCGGGTCGGTCTATGCTTTTCTGGACGATTATGTAGAACTCGGGGTGGATGTTCTGAACCCGGTTCAGATCAGCGCCTGGGATATGGATCCCGTTCGCCTCAAACAAAAATACGGCGCCTCTCTCTCTTTCCATGGGGGGATTGACACCCAGAGATTTCTTCCCCGCGCTACCCCTGACCAGGTAAGGGAGGAGGTGCGCCGGATGATCGGAATTCTCGGACCGGGGGGTGGCTACCTTTTCACCTCCTGCCACAGCATCCAACCCGATGTTCCGCCTGAGAATATTGTTGCCCTATTTTCCGCGGCTTGGGAGCACGGCAAGTATCCGTTGCCCCAGACCGGCTCTCAACCTTAAAAACCAACTCTGACCTGAAAGGATTGCGCCCCATGTCTACTGCCGAGGCCAAAGAAAAGATAGTCAAGATGCTGAGTAACTCAGCGGTCCAAAGATTCGGGGAAGAAAGAGCCAAGTCCTTATACCCGGCCATACAAGAAATCGCCCAATCCCTCGTCTCTATTGCTGACTGCGCAATCGCCTTCGAAGAAGAGCCAGCCTTTTTCTCCTAATTCCCCTTACCCTATCCCTCTCCCCTTGGGGAGAAGGTAAGAGCGAGGGGACAGGAAATGGAGGGAAAAATGACCGAACCCTGTATGTTAAACCTTGCCGCAATGATTCGCCAGGTGCAGCAGGGCAAATTGTCTCCCGTGACTTTGATGGAATCGATCCTGAAGCGGATCGATATTTTGGAACCTACTTTGCAGGCCTGGGTAACGATTGA includes the following:
- a CDS encoding uroporphyrinogen decarboxylase family protein, with product MAALTSRERFILALNHQEPDRVPIDLGSIASTIRTVDAYDRLKNHMGLALDKRIRHFADEHIIPDEEILQALHVDTVYLRMNVPKTWQRVRLDPHTIVDEWGVPWYKAPGSFYTFPSSYPMKTAAMEEIKKFPWPDPNEPSRFEGLREKAQRLFEQTEYALVADGTTGVGVFDMSWHLRGMENIFLDMLTHPDFTESLFQHLTDYYVAVYRNYMQAVGDFIQMVIYYEDLSGQDGPLISPQLYKKFVKPCHRRIFKVIKDHTAAKICVHTCGSVYAFLDDYVELGVDVLNPVQISAWDMDPVRLKQKYGASLSFHGGIDTQRFLPRATPDQVREEVRRMIGILGPGGGYLFTSCHSIQPDVPPENIVALFSAAWEHGKYPLPQTGSQP